One stretch of Harmonia axyridis chromosome 1, icHarAxyr1.1, whole genome shotgun sequence DNA includes these proteins:
- the LOC123683768 gene encoding phosphatidylinositol glycan anchor biosynthesis class U protein — translation MKMEQTTEKNSRNFNTPWIKCIYGRLAFLCISAAIIRYWIIFFSNYQNIIANHLEVSTPLNAWKRVKEGLYLQSIGINPYEGDALHEAPTSLYFYRYLTENISLSTGIIFIIFDIITAIVLFLATRQYMFMVYVEREVNKKKYAKDTEEYLYTNMDLRRAPIYVAATFLFNPYTIFNCVGFATTTIFNCFLSLFLYFLLSRKAYWSSFFLSICSTVSIYSVVLVVPMWLQFYKQFNGKLRAVLSILYFTLNLILLLYIAFILERSGTFLHSVYGFTLTVSDLKPNIGLFWYFFTEMFDHFRELFIYSFQINATILYLIPLALKFRNDVFLLITALLYILTIFKSYPCVGDVGLVIGLLPCFKHLFNYSQQQFLILVIYLVTFCLGPIVWHLWIYSNSANANFYFGVTLAFAVAQIFLVTDILFVYIKREFSLYFGKKRKIKGKDAILVLE, via the coding sequence atgaaaatggAACAAACGACAGAAAAAAATTCTCGAAACTTTAATACACCTTGGATAAAATGTATATATGGTCGTTTAGCTTTCCTCTGTATATCTGCTGCAATTATTAGATATTGGATAATATTCTTTTCAAATTATCAGAATATAATAGCCAATCACCTAGAAGTATCTACACCTCTTAATGCTTGGAAAAGAGTGAAAGAAGGTTTATATCTACAATCAATTGGAATTAACCCTTATGAGGGAGATGCACTTCATGAAGCACCAACTTCATTGTACTTTTACAGATATTTGACAGAGAACATAAGCCTTTCTACAGgaataatattcattatatttgatattatcactGCCATTGTTCTCTTTCTTGCCACACGCCAATACATGTTTATGGTTTATGTGGAAAGAGAAGTAAATAAGAAGAAATATGCCAAAGACACTGAGGAATATCTCTATACCAATATGGACCTGAGGAGAGCTCCAATTTATGTAGCTGCAAcatttttattcaatccatatACTATTTTCAATTGTGTAGGATTTGCAACAACAACTATATTTAATTGCTTTCTATCTTTATTTCTATACTTTTTGCTCAGCAGAAAGGCTTATTGGAGTAGTTTTTTTCTCTCAATATGTTCAACTGTATCGATTTACAGTGTAGTACTAGTAGTGCCAATGTGGTTGCAATTTTATAAGCAATTCAATGGAAAACTCAGGGCTGTTTTGAGTATTCTATACTTcactttgaatttaattttactATTGTATATTGCATTCATTTTAGAAAGGTCTGGTACATTCCTCCATAGTGTATATGGCTTTACCTTAACAGTATCCGATTTAAAACCAAATATAGGTTTATTTTGGTATTTCTTCACTGAAATGTTTGATCATTTCCGAGAACTGTTCATTTATTCTTTCCAGATTAATGCAACAATTTTGTATCTCATTCCATTAGCTctcaaatttcgaaatgatGTTTTCTTACTTATCACTGCTTTACTTTACATCTTGACAATTTTTAAGTCGTATCCATGTGTCGGAGATGTAGGTTTAGTAATTGGTTTATTGCCATGTTTCAAACATTTGTTTAATTATTCACAACAACAGTTTCTGATCCTTGTAATTTATCTGGTAACTTTCTGTTTAGGGCCTATAGTTTGGCATCTTTGGATATATTCCAATTCAGCTAATGCTAATTTCTATTTTGGCGTTACTTTAGCTTTTGCAGTTGCTCAGATATTTCTTGTAACAGATATCCTATTTGTTTACATTAAAAGAGAATTTTCcttatattttggaaaaaaaagaaaaattaaaggaAAAGACGCCATTTTAGTGTTAGAATAG
- the LOC123681259 gene encoding U6 snRNA-associated Sm-like protein LSm6, with amino-acid sequence MNRKEALSSFIQQIHARPVVVKLNSGVDYRGVLACLDGYMNIALEQTEEYVNGQLKNKFGDAFIRGNNVLYISTQKRRI; translated from the exons ATGAATAGAAAAGAGGCATTATCTTCATTCATTCAACAAATTCATGCGAGACCTGTAGTAGTTAAGTTGAATAGTGGAGTTGATTACAGAG GTGTTTTAGCATGTTTAGATGGCTACATGAATATTGCTTTAGAGCAAACAGAAGAATATGTGAATGGccaattgaagaataaatttgGTGATGCTTTTATCAGGGGAAACAATGTTCTGTATATAAGTACTCAGAAACGCCGTATTTAa
- the LOC123683776 gene encoding uncharacterized protein LOC123683776 produces the protein MKFTEKSKKKKQKKRKDALISDIIKSKTKQLQVPKLLVTTKRNFEQAKTLLKKINGSECDGELSFSEEPLRELSLADIMGAINELTREPDMATKSITDCSSHMASDSEIFWTSPRVILRAIKHSILRRDWDSITHLLLLLLQHKDHYVPIVQKLCIFISKYNPMIEKLGLLEEFNQISRMPEKGR, from the exons ATGAAATTTACagaaaaatctaaaaagaaGAAGCAAAAGAAAAGGAAGGATGCCCTTATATCCGATATTATAAAAAGTAAAACTAAACAATTACAAGTTCCAAAACTCCTAGTGACAACAAAGAGAAATTTTGAGCAGGCTAAAActcttttgaagaaaataaatggTAGTGAATGTGATGGAGAGTTAAGTTTTTCAGAGGAACCTCTAAGGGAACTGTCACTTGCCGACATCATGGGTGCAATAAATGAATTAACACGTGAACCTGATATGGCAACCAAGTCTATAACTGACTGCTCATCTCATATGGCTTcggattctgaaatattttggaCGTCCCCGAGGGTAATATTGAGAGCAATAAAACATTCAATTTTGAGAAGAGACTGGGATAGCAtaactcatttactactacttTTACTTCAGCATAAAGACCATTATGTTCCAATTGTTCAAAAG ttatgtattttcatttcaaaatacaaCCCAATGATTGAGAAATTGGGACTGCTAGAAgaattcaatcaaatttcaagGATGCCTGAAAAAGGAAGATGA
- the LOC123679934 gene encoding UDP-N-acetylglucosamine transferase subunit ALG13 homolog, with the protein MNKKHIFVTVGTTKFDKLISAMTNENILNSLIKLGYSSIQFQTGNGNFTTVSNESIEIKYKSFFENFEDEIKRSDLVISHAGAGSCLEVLQCGKPLIVVINEDLMDNHQYELAEHLSKQGHLYYCTCESLEKTLSKDLNILEPYPKVDVDTFGKYLNGIMRL; encoded by the coding sequence ATGaataaaaaacatatatttgtAACAGTAGGAACTACTAAATTCGATAAGTTGATATCTGCAATGacaaatgaaaacattttgaattctttaatCAAATTGGGATATAGTTCCATCCAATTTCAGACAGGAAATGGGAATTTTACTACAGTCTCCAATGAATCGAtagaaattaaatataaaagtttctttgaaaattttgaagacgAAATAAAAAGAAGTGACCTGGTTATAAGTCATGCTGGAGCTGGATCGTGTCTAGAAGTACTACAATGTGGAAAACCTCTGATTGTTGTAATTAACGAAGATTTAATGGATAATCATCAATATGAACTTGCTGAACATTTATCAAAGCAGGGACATTTGTATTATTGTACTTGCGAATCTCTAGAAAAAACTCTTTCGAAAGACTTGAATATTCTTGAGCCATATCCAAAAGTAGACGTGGATACTTTTGGGAAGTATTTAAATGGTATTATGAGATTATGA